Proteins encoded by one window of Prevotella nigrescens:
- a CDS encoding acyl-CoA thioesterase translates to MRKTTKYIYETRMEVRDYECDIQGIVNNAHYLHYTEHTRHRFIRSLGISFSKLHDKGIDPVVARMNLEYKTPLTCDDEFISRLGLRKEGIRYIFTQDLYRASDERLCFHADVTLVILINGRLAESKDYDDAFAPFLQQE, encoded by the coding sequence ATGAGGAAAACAACAAAGTACATATACGAGACACGAATGGAAGTGCGCGACTACGAGTGCGACATACAAGGTATTGTGAACAATGCACACTATCTGCACTACACCGAACATACGCGCCACCGCTTCATTCGTTCGTTAGGCATCAGCTTCTCGAAGTTACACGATAAAGGCATAGACCCCGTCGTGGCTCGCATGAACTTGGAATATAAAACCCCGCTGACTTGCGACGATGAGTTTATTTCGCGGCTGGGACTCCGTAAAGAGGGCATTCGCTACATATTTACACAGGACCTTTACCGGGCGAGCGACGAACGTCTGTGCTTCCATGCCGACGTTACGCTTGTTATATTGATTAACGGGCGACTCGCCGAAAGCAAAGATTACGACGACGCTTTCGCACCCTTCTTGCAACAAGAATAA
- a CDS encoding DUF7017 domain-containing protein, whose amino-acid sequence MEVRDVFELRKQGKIEEAYNAIRPMYAAHKGHYTTIAMFWIGVDVMRLRYQQRRLEEAYKIFQSLLRLYPTMDDKNLRGQATLLRAAMFVFDHDTSFSILNFVSERNVITKLTDDDWLTTESNGHPVQSLGMRIVGKVFKEVEGKPTVETALKAAPILAEALKHSPYNLNNQRYKAMIYTIMGKRGKAINIYRHLLRDRHRSVLYKELAALIDDRQFKIALLTRAIATQRDEKFRQRMRFQLANMLFNTHKPYAKYELEKCISARKAAKYAITWEMQNLSSSLNDVAAASEIDHKAFYRAQAAVVEKYVKAIDIL is encoded by the coding sequence ATGGAAGTAAGAGACGTGTTTGAGCTGAGAAAGCAGGGAAAAATAGAAGAAGCATACAACGCTATCCGCCCTATGTATGCAGCACACAAGGGGCATTATACTACAATTGCCATGTTCTGGATTGGTGTAGACGTCATGCGTCTGCGCTATCAGCAGCGCCGTCTGGAGGAAGCATACAAGATATTCCAAAGTCTTTTGCGCCTTTATCCAACGATGGACGACAAGAATCTGCGCGGACAAGCTACGCTTTTGCGTGCGGCTATGTTTGTTTTCGACCATGATACCAGCTTTTCTATCCTGAACTTTGTGTCCGAGCGGAATGTCATAACGAAGCTGACAGACGATGACTGGCTGACGACCGAGAGCAACGGGCACCCTGTCCAGTCGTTAGGAATGCGTATTGTAGGAAAGGTTTTTAAGGAAGTAGAAGGCAAGCCGACAGTGGAAACAGCACTAAAAGCAGCTCCAATACTTGCCGAAGCACTGAAGCATAGCCCTTATAACCTTAATAATCAACGCTACAAAGCCATGATTTATACCATTATGGGCAAGCGTGGTAAAGCCATAAACATATACCGACATTTGTTAAGAGACCGCCACCGGTCAGTTCTGTACAAGGAGTTGGCAGCGTTAATCGACGACAGACAGTTCAAGATTGCGTTGCTGACGCGTGCCATAGCCACACAACGCGACGAGAAATTCCGACAACGAATGCGCTTTCAGCTTGCCAACATGTTGTTTAACACCCACAAGCCGTATGCAAAATACGAATTGGAGAAATGTATTTCGGCACGTAAAGCTGCCAAATATGCCATTACGTGGGAAATGCAGAACCTTTCCAGCAGTCTGAACGACGTGGCTGCTGCAAGCGAGATAGACCATAAGGCTTTCTATCGTGCACAAGCTGCTGTAGTAGAAAAATATGTAAAGGCAATCGATATTCTTTGA
- a CDS encoding CPBP family intramembrane glutamic endopeptidase has product MKKTTIRENNTLKNLLYVALFVALFIVIHSVFEFGTVAIYAYLKGLNLFDVARSMQSGHYSDVLIAANLLSSVAAILIYIKAKWAPISRTYLQTKPWGVLFWAAMLSVGIILPAQFVYEKLQITMSDNLTQLFEGIMKQPLGYLIVGIFAPIAEELIFRGAILRVLLDTFGRKGRWAAIALTALIFALIHGNIAQGVHAFIIGLALGWLYARTRSVLPGIVLHWVNNTIAYLMFNLMPNLADGKLIDYFHGSERSMYLGLLFSFCILVPALFQLAARMKRADE; this is encoded by the coding sequence ATGAAAAAGACTACTATTAGAGAAAATAACACCTTAAAGAACTTGCTGTATGTTGCGCTTTTCGTTGCGCTTTTCATCGTTATTCATTCTGTTTTTGAGTTTGGAACTGTAGCAATTTATGCCTATTTGAAGGGTCTAAACCTATTCGATGTAGCCAGAAGCATGCAGTCCGGACATTATAGCGACGTGTTGATAGCAGCCAATTTGCTTTCGAGCGTAGCCGCAATTCTTATTTATATTAAAGCGAAATGGGCACCAATTTCTCGCACTTACCTTCAGACGAAACCGTGGGGCGTACTGTTTTGGGCAGCCATGCTGTCGGTTGGAATTATTCTTCCGGCACAATTCGTTTACGAAAAGTTGCAAATCACGATGTCCGACAATCTGACCCAGCTCTTTGAAGGCATCATGAAGCAACCTCTTGGCTATCTTATTGTAGGCATATTTGCTCCTATTGCCGAAGAGCTGATTTTTCGAGGTGCAATATTGCGCGTCTTGCTCGATACCTTCGGACGCAAAGGCAGGTGGGCAGCCATAGCTTTAACGGCTTTGATATTTGCGCTGATACATGGCAATATAGCTCAAGGTGTGCACGCTTTCATTATTGGTTTGGCTTTAGGCTGGCTGTATGCACGCACCCGGAGTGTGCTTCCGGGCATTGTGCTGCATTGGGTAAACAACACCATAGCCTACTTAATGTTTAACCTGATGCCAAATTTGGCAGATGGAAAGCTTATAGACTACTTCCACGGCAGCGAGCGTTCTATGTATTTGGGACTACTTTTCTCGTTCTGCATTCTTGTTCCTGCGCTCTTCCAGTTGGCTGCACGCATGAAGCGAGCTGACGAATAA
- a CDS encoding outer membrane beta-barrel protein — MREICIKKYVSCIYVALLLFALPIQASDYKHSVEGSVVDNITGMGVTAKITLMTADSVVIDTITADIEEMPWDIGYHKAYYEFKDAVTAKGKYIIKAEKEGYDVCYMNCELRSTREDYIKVKEIRMTKIVEHELKEVTVVASKVKMVMKGDTIVYNANAFNLAEGNMLDALIARLPGAKLEKDGRIYVNGRFIQSLLVNGQEFFAGNPKLALENLPAYTVNKIKVYNKAGTKSRLMQQNMGDNTYVMDVRLKREYATGYMGDLEAGGGTQKRYKLRGFGMKFSDKERMGAFFNINNLNDNQRAELTGEWEPQDVGNGLLTVKNAGVSYVRFLNNERAWVSTGNTWQHIGTDNESITHTQTYLPEGNSFLHNHSKQLNSSDKWESINRLSIDKTNYSTSNSLSISYLRNNGFGSMNSATANETTKLNTLLSRNSFESSDFNFDFSTDNYVKYITDLIRGDFSVSYNRNKQKQFMLNNVQYLQGGQPNDLRNNYFDMPNQKLKLFAGVGYDINIRKTTFAPSYSYTYTYNKASNLLYRLDWLAGRDINQFNVLPSASNVLLSALDNNNSYCFNEYRNEHRFNFKYFNRKIKVLNSFVSLNLPLRLLNADFHYYGISEQRFSRRKLFFEPNIELYHWDENVSWVFTARMKSDFPTLLATADYRNDSDPLNIRLGNKDLRNLHHYDVEANVTLNGENEQTISLSANYHRTDNQVAYALIFDKTTGASIIYPTSVNGNWNTKFEVEFKRALDKANKILFSNNFSTNYNHSVDMASIAGSTESQRSIVNNWEFGDELKVNYRLNDNYEFTFHTGGKYYLINSERVGFEKIKASDYNIGLNAQIVLPWELQLTTDMTMFARRGYQQTEMNTTDWIWNVQLARTFLKGHLTAKLQGFDLLQQLSNTRYVINSQGRTESWNNSIPRYVMLSLAWKFNINPKKK; from the coding sequence ATGAGAGAAATCTGTATTAAGAAGTATGTCAGCTGTATTTATGTAGCATTACTGCTTTTTGCTTTACCTATTCAAGCGAGCGATTACAAACATTCCGTTGAAGGTTCTGTTGTTGATAACATAACAGGAATGGGCGTTACAGCCAAGATAACTTTGATGACTGCTGATAGTGTTGTTATTGATACGATTACAGCGGATATTGAAGAGATGCCTTGGGATATTGGTTATCACAAGGCTTATTATGAATTTAAAGATGCTGTAACTGCGAAAGGAAAGTACATTATTAAGGCTGAGAAAGAGGGCTATGACGTTTGTTATATGAATTGTGAATTGAGAAGCACTCGCGAAGACTATATTAAGGTAAAAGAAATCCGAATGACGAAGATTGTAGAACACGAACTGAAGGAAGTTACAGTTGTTGCTTCGAAGGTGAAAATGGTCATGAAAGGCGATACTATTGTCTACAATGCCAATGCTTTTAACTTAGCCGAAGGCAATATGCTCGATGCCTTAATCGCCCGCTTGCCAGGTGCAAAGTTAGAGAAAGACGGAAGGATTTATGTGAATGGGAGGTTCATTCAGAGTCTGTTGGTAAACGGACAGGAATTCTTTGCCGGTAATCCTAAGTTGGCTTTAGAGAACCTTCCTGCCTATACGGTGAACAAAATAAAGGTATATAACAAGGCGGGAACAAAGTCAAGGCTGATGCAACAAAATATGGGCGATAATACTTACGTGATGGACGTCAGGTTGAAACGCGAGTATGCAACGGGCTATATGGGCGATTTGGAAGCTGGTGGCGGTACACAGAAGCGTTACAAACTTCGTGGTTTCGGTATGAAGTTCTCCGATAAAGAACGTATGGGAGCCTTCTTCAATATCAATAATCTGAACGATAATCAGCGTGCCGAACTCACTGGAGAATGGGAACCGCAAGATGTGGGCAACGGTTTGCTTACAGTAAAGAACGCAGGTGTATCGTATGTACGTTTCTTGAATAATGAAAGAGCGTGGGTTTCAACCGGAAACACTTGGCAACATATCGGTACAGACAACGAGTCTATTACACATACGCAAACTTATTTGCCTGAAGGAAACTCATTCTTACACAATCATAGCAAACAACTGAATAGTTCGGATAAGTGGGAAAGCATAAACCGTCTTTCTATTGATAAGACTAATTACTCTACATCTAACTCTCTTAGTATTTCCTATCTGCGCAATAATGGGTTTGGAAGTATGAACAGCGCCACTGCAAATGAAACAACAAAGCTGAATACTTTGCTATCGAGAAACAGTTTCGAGTCAAGCGATTTCAACTTTGACTTCTCGACAGACAATTATGTTAAGTACATTACAGACTTGATACGAGGAGACTTTTCTGTAAGTTACAATCGTAATAAGCAAAAGCAGTTTATGTTGAACAACGTTCAATATTTGCAAGGAGGTCAGCCCAACGACCTTCGTAACAATTACTTTGACATGCCCAATCAGAAGCTGAAGCTATTTGCTGGTGTGGGCTATGATATAAATATACGTAAGACAACGTTCGCTCCAAGTTATTCTTATACCTACACTTACAACAAGGCAAGCAATTTGCTTTATCGTCTTGACTGGCTTGCAGGAAGAGATATTAATCAGTTTAATGTCTTGCCTTCTGCTTCAAATGTACTTCTTTCTGCATTGGATAATAACAATAGCTACTGCTTCAATGAGTATCGAAACGAACACAGATTTAATTTTAAATATTTTAATCGTAAGATTAAAGTATTAAATAGCTTTGTTTCACTAAACCTTCCGCTACGTTTATTAAATGCCGATTTCCATTATTATGGTATTAGTGAGCAACGTTTTTCTCGCCGCAAACTGTTCTTTGAACCGAACATAGAATTATACCATTGGGACGAAAATGTATCGTGGGTGTTTACTGCACGTATGAAATCAGACTTTCCAACTCTGCTTGCCACAGCTGATTATCGCAACGACAGCGACCCTCTGAACATTCGATTGGGTAATAAAGACTTACGCAACCTGCATCATTATGATGTAGAAGCCAATGTTACCCTTAATGGAGAAAATGAACAAACAATTAGTTTATCTGCCAATTATCACCGAACAGACAACCAAGTGGCCTATGCGCTCATCTTTGATAAGACGACTGGAGCTTCAATTATATATCCTACCAGTGTGAATGGCAATTGGAATACAAAGTTTGAAGTAGAGTTTAAACGTGCATTGGATAAAGCGAACAAAATCCTGTTCAGCAACAATTTCTCTACGAATTATAACCACAGTGTAGATATGGCTTCAATAGCTGGAAGCACTGAAAGCCAACGAAGCATTGTAAATAACTGGGAGTTTGGCGATGAACTGAAGGTTAATTATCGTCTGAACGACAACTATGAATTTACATTCCATACAGGTGGAAAGTACTATCTTATAAATAGCGAGCGTGTAGGCTTTGAGAAAATCAAGGCATCTGACTACAACATAGGGCTGAATGCACAGATCGTATTGCCTTGGGAGTTGCAACTTACTACCGACATGACAATGTTTGCACGCCGTGGCTATCAGCAAACGGAGATGAATACCACCGATTGGATTTGGAATGTTCAGTTGGCACGTACCTTCTTAAAAGGACATCTTACCGCTAAACTGCAAGGTTTCGACCTGTTGCAACAACTGTCAAACACCCGCTACGTTATTAATTCGCAAGGGCGTACAGAGTCGTGGAACAACAGCATACCGCGATATGTAATGCTTTCTCTTGCGTGGAAGTTCAACATTAATCCGAAGAAAAAATAA
- the dprA gene encoding DNA-processing protein DprA: MKQEHLYAIALTRIGGFNLPALMELYQKAGSATVVYEHRHNIRDILPDATPHLVEVLKNWDNILPFAERELQYDEQNNIEVLCLNDVNYPQRLRECPDAPLVLYKRGNVNLNKQHTLDIIGTRNCTQYGRDLIRVFIRELKSICPDALVFSGLAYGIDICAHRESLANNMETVGVVAHGLDMVYPRMHTGTAKEMCEKGGGIITEYTTNTQPMPKNFVQRNRIVAGCTDATLLIESANKGGGLITCSIARSYNREVFAFPGSIGAEYSEGCNHLIRDNVASLVTSAYDFVKAMNWDNDIKIEKAQKRGIERTLFPNLDNEEQTVVEALRQQNDQQINMLSVRTNFPMARLMALLFELEMKGIVKTMAGGCYHLLEV; encoded by the coding sequence ATGAAGCAAGAACACCTCTATGCCATTGCGCTGACACGTATAGGTGGGTTTAATTTGCCTGCACTGATGGAGCTTTATCAAAAAGCTGGGTCGGCAACGGTTGTCTATGAACATCGCCACAACATACGCGACATTCTCCCGGACGCTACGCCACATCTTGTTGAAGTGCTGAAGAACTGGGACAACATTCTGCCTTTTGCCGAACGCGAACTGCAATACGACGAGCAGAACAACATAGAAGTGCTTTGCCTTAACGATGTAAACTATCCGCAACGACTGCGCGAATGTCCCGATGCACCATTAGTTTTATACAAGCGTGGCAATGTAAACCTGAACAAACAGCACACACTGGACATTATAGGTACACGCAATTGCACACAATATGGGCGCGACCTGATTCGTGTTTTCATACGCGAACTGAAGTCAATCTGCCCCGACGCACTCGTATTTAGTGGCTTGGCATACGGCATAGACATCTGTGCACACCGCGAAAGTCTGGCGAACAACATGGAGACTGTGGGCGTTGTGGCACACGGATTAGACATGGTCTATCCACGTATGCATACCGGGACGGCAAAGGAAATGTGCGAAAAGGGAGGCGGCATTATTACAGAATATACCACAAATACCCAACCTATGCCCAAGAACTTCGTACAACGAAACAGAATTGTGGCAGGTTGTACAGACGCAACCCTGCTTATTGAGTCGGCAAACAAGGGCGGAGGGCTTATAACGTGCAGCATAGCACGCAGCTATAACCGTGAAGTGTTCGCCTTTCCCGGGTCTATCGGAGCAGAATACAGCGAAGGCTGCAACCATTTAATACGCGATAACGTTGCAAGTCTGGTTACTTCGGCTTACGACTTCGTGAAAGCCATGAACTGGGACAACGACATTAAAATAGAAAAAGCCCAGAAACGAGGCATAGAGCGCACGTTGTTCCCAAACCTGGACAACGAAGAACAAACAGTAGTGGAGGCTCTCCGGCAACAGAACGACCAGCAAATCAACATGCTTTCAGTACGAACCAATTTTCCTATGGCACGCCTTATGGCTTTGCTTTTCGAGCTGGAAATGAAAGGAATAGTAAAGACAATGGCTGGCGGTTGCTACCATTTGTTGGAGGTTTAA
- a CDS encoding TonB-dependent receptor codes for MKKLVYTFVSVVGLYGFVPVNGFAQHKQDQVVAQPDTTKQNYHVLDGVEVSTVRKLVSNNTVSSQLTNKTIERSLGQSLGTMLERVSGVSSIQTGGTVSKPVIHGMYGNRILLVNNGARLTGQQWGADHAPEVDKNSSTKIEVVKGAEAVRYGSEALGGIVVMEQDMLPYNQKKVHGRLSGMYGSNGYRYQMVGNAEGSMSFLPSLAWRIQATYANGGDQKAAHYLLNNTGTREFDFSTALGYQHKKFRVEGYLSRYDLKLGVLFNAQMGDADLLAERIKIGKPVDITPYTRHIDYPFQHIIHTNATLKLFYDSEKYGDFYWLASFQKDDREENRIRRMNLSYIPAVSMHLKSLQNYLRWRKYYGDWQSEVGAQVVNSDHSNQRGTGVVPIIPNHTETQIGAYALQKYQNNRLGAELGVRFDWQDTKAAGYDWTGDYYGGHRTFSNFTYSIGAHYHATDKLTLTSNFGLAWRAPHVFELYSNGNELGTGRFVRGDSTMTSENSYKWVASAEYRSTFLSVRLDAYLQWVKHYIYDRPMKGEYVTVISGTYPLFQYMQTDAFIRGLDLDLRIRPIAEIEYHFVSSMIWANDPHTHNYLPYIPSFRFNHSLTYTPRLSGKFAPWLEVRHRFVARQHRFDAATDLIDFAPASYSLFGFEAGTEWRIDKRNTLNLFVSADNIFNKEYKEYTNRARYYAHDLGRDIRITVGWKF; via the coding sequence ATGAAAAAGCTCGTTTACACCTTTGTAAGTGTAGTGGGATTGTATGGTTTCGTACCCGTAAATGGCTTTGCACAGCACAAGCAAGACCAGGTTGTGGCGCAACCAGATACAACCAAACAAAACTATCATGTGTTAGATGGCGTGGAGGTTTCCACTGTTCGGAAACTCGTCAGCAACAATACTGTAAGCTCGCAGCTTACCAACAAAACGATAGAACGCTCGTTAGGGCAGTCGTTGGGCACGATGCTGGAACGTGTCAGCGGTGTCAGCTCTATCCAGACTGGCGGAACAGTATCGAAGCCAGTTATCCATGGCATGTACGGAAACCGTATATTGCTGGTTAATAACGGCGCGCGGCTAACCGGACAACAGTGGGGAGCCGACCATGCTCCCGAGGTAGACAAGAACAGCAGCACCAAAATAGAAGTAGTTAAAGGGGCAGAAGCAGTGCGATATGGCTCTGAAGCTCTTGGCGGAATAGTTGTAATGGAACAGGACATGCTGCCTTACAACCAGAAGAAAGTGCATGGCAGACTGTCGGGAATGTATGGTTCCAACGGTTATCGCTACCAAATGGTGGGCAATGCAGAAGGTTCCATGTCTTTCTTGCCATCGCTGGCGTGGCGCATTCAAGCCACCTATGCCAATGGCGGAGACCAAAAAGCAGCACATTACTTGCTGAACAACACGGGAACACGCGAGTTCGACTTCTCAACAGCATTAGGTTATCAGCATAAGAAGTTCCGTGTTGAAGGCTATCTTAGCAGATACGACCTGAAGCTGGGCGTGCTTTTCAATGCCCAGATGGGCGATGCTGACTTGCTTGCCGAACGCATCAAGATAGGAAAGCCGGTCGATATAACACCTTATACACGCCATATAGACTACCCATTCCAGCACATTATTCACACCAACGCAACGTTAAAGCTTTTCTACGATAGCGAAAAGTATGGCGATTTCTATTGGTTAGCCTCCTTTCAGAAGGACGATAGAGAGGAGAATAGGATACGGCGCATGAACCTTTCCTATATTCCTGCTGTCAGCATGCACCTTAAATCGTTGCAAAACTATCTGCGTTGGCGCAAATACTATGGTGATTGGCAAAGCGAAGTGGGTGCGCAAGTTGTGAACAGCGACCATTCCAACCAGCGTGGAACGGGTGTCGTGCCCATTATTCCGAACCATACGGAAACCCAGATAGGTGCTTACGCTTTGCAAAAGTACCAGAACAACCGGCTTGGAGCAGAACTTGGCGTTCGTTTCGACTGGCAAGACACAAAGGCTGCAGGCTACGATTGGACAGGCGACTACTATGGAGGGCATCGCACTTTCTCCAATTTCACTTACAGCATAGGTGCCCATTACCATGCCACCGACAAGCTTACGCTAACCTCCAACTTTGGTCTGGCATGGCGTGCACCCCACGTTTTCGAACTGTATAGCAACGGAAACGAGTTGGGAACAGGCCGTTTCGTGCGTGGCGACTCTACCATGACCTCCGAAAACAGCTACAAATGGGTTGCATCTGCCGAATATCGCAGCACGTTTCTCAGTGTACGGCTCGATGCCTACCTGCAATGGGTAAAACATTATATATACGATAGACCGATGAAAGGCGAATATGTAACAGTTATTTCGGGCACTTATCCATTGTTCCAGTATATGCAGACCGATGCATTTATACGGGGATTAGACCTCGATTTGCGCATTCGTCCTATCGCAGAGATAGAATATCACTTCGTGTCGTCTATGATTTGGGCGAACGACCCCCACACGCATAACTACCTGCCTTACATTCCTTCGTTCCGTTTCAACCATAGCTTGACTTACACACCGAGGCTTTCGGGAAAGTTTGCGCCGTGGTTGGAAGTCAGACACCGTTTTGTAGCACGGCAACACAGGTTCGATGCGGCTACCGACCTTATAGATTTTGCCCCGGCTTCGTACAGCTTGTTCGGCTTCGAGGCTGGCACCGAATGGCGGATAGACAAGCGCAACACGCTAAACCTGTTTGTTTCGGCAGACAACATCTTCAATAAGGAATATAAAGAATATACAAATCGTGCCCGTTACTACGCACACGACCTCGGTCGAGACATAAGGATTACCGTGGGGTGGAAGTTCTAA
- a CDS encoding lantibiotic ABC transporter permease: MRIILLIILFFIHYFLSIKTYKKYQGKKLLLLYLKWTVGACILAVLTSVMVNCFPTMDNRELYIMSTGTIVIISLSNLMILVLTTVFPYTFSLMKKQALKNGVQMPENYDERINKKQTWLFNYLKIMQLVMCAVAILAIMFL, from the coding sequence ATGAGAATTATTTTGCTTATTATTTTATTCTTTATACATTACTTTTTATCTATAAAAACTTATAAGAAATATCAAGGCAAGAAGTTGTTACTTCTTTATCTTAAATGGACTGTAGGCGCATGTATTCTGGCTGTCCTTACCTCTGTTATGGTTAATTGCTTCCCTACAATGGACAATAGGGAGCTTTACATTATGAGTACAGGTACTATAGTAATCATCAGTTTATCCAATCTAATGATACTCGTGCTAACAACCGTATTCCCTTATACATTTTCTCTTATGAAGAAACAAGCATTAAAAAATGGGGTTCAGATGCCAGAGAATTATGATGAAAGAATAAATAAAAAGCAGACATGGCTTTTCAATTATCTTAAAATTATGCAATTGGTAATGTGTGCCGTTGCAATATTAGCAATTATGTTTCTATAA
- a CDS encoding agmatine deiminase family protein produces MEHLEVIKVSEEKISSEHLNANKVYFATDILNDSNMMPIYSKLCMVLDIYDVKHELIEDPSTHSCKALKPAWLANNARITDHVDCLVRYIGNKRVLMTNCTEYDTEVAAALKEKIEAEGYEVVELSYSSFDGARGAKDTSWAYINYIQTSKVIIVPMQRAKEDKEALQQIKACFPHLAVVGVYAEPCLGNEGEFICYSKSIDESMVS; encoded by the coding sequence ATGGAGCACTTGGAAGTAATAAAGGTTTCGGAGGAAAAAATATCTTCTGAACATCTGAATGCAAACAAAGTTTACTTCGCAACAGATATTCTGAACGACAGTAACATGATGCCAATTTATAGTAAATTGTGCATGGTACTTGACATCTACGATGTCAAGCACGAGCTTATTGAAGACCCATCAACACACTCTTGCAAGGCACTGAAGCCTGCTTGGCTTGCTAACAACGCAAGAATTACAGACCATGTAGACTGCCTTGTACGCTATATTGGCAACAAACGTGTACTGATGACGAACTGCACGGAGTATGACACTGAGGTTGCCGCAGCCTTGAAAGAGAAAATCGAGGCTGAAGGATACGAGGTCGTAGAACTTAGTTACTCGTCTTTCGATGGTGCACGCGGGGCTAAAGACACCAGTTGGGCATACATTAACTACATACAGACATCGAAAGTTATTATTGTTCCGATGCAACGTGCAAAGGAAGACAAGGAAGCTTTGCAGCAAATTAAGGCTTGTTTCCCACACTTGGCAGTAGTTGGCGTTTATGCAGAACCATGTCTGGGCAACGAGGGAGAGTTTATTTGCTACAGTAAAAGCATTGACGAGAGCATGGTGTCGTAG
- a CDS encoding DUF2851 family protein translates to MEKLIHYVWKHKLFPLAQLATTDGQLVEVVDVGLPNSNAGPDFFNAKIKINDTLWVGNVEIHDKASDWYMHRHDTDAHYNNVVLHVVEQADTTVKKQNGDTPPQLVLPVPQAVRLHYKELLTADAYPPCYKIVPDLPKFMVHSWLSALQAERLEQRTTAISERLKACNGDWEATYFVSLARNFGFGINGDAFEQWAKAIPFHTADHHRDDLFQVEALFMGQAGLLQADALPRQHREKAVADDYFQRLQREYKYLAHKFALTPIDGHQWRFLRLRPQNFPYIRIAQLAQLYYNRRAGLAEMTDCTTIKEVAKLLKTQVTPYWETHYTFGGNDNKQSEKNLSKTSIELIIINTVVPFLFAYGQYKMSEKFCDRAFAFLEALKAENNHIVRMWKEVGLTVETAGDSQALIQLKKDYCDRKECLRCRIGYEYLKERK, encoded by the coding sequence ATGGAAAAACTTATCCACTACGTGTGGAAACATAAACTATTCCCGCTGGCACAACTTGCTACTACCGATGGACAATTGGTAGAAGTGGTAGACGTAGGACTGCCCAACAGCAATGCAGGTCCCGACTTCTTTAATGCGAAAATAAAAATTAACGACACGCTGTGGGTGGGGAATGTAGAGATCCACGATAAGGCTTCCGATTGGTATATGCACAGACATGACACCGATGCACACTACAACAATGTCGTGTTGCACGTCGTGGAACAAGCAGACACTACGGTAAAGAAACAGAATGGCGACACTCCACCTCAACTTGTTCTGCCTGTACCACAAGCTGTAAGGCTACATTATAAAGAACTGCTCACTGCCGACGCCTATCCGCCTTGCTACAAAATCGTGCCAGACTTGCCGAAATTTATGGTTCATTCGTGGCTGAGTGCACTACAAGCCGAGCGGTTGGAACAGCGAACAACAGCCATTTCAGAACGTCTGAAAGCCTGCAACGGCGACTGGGAGGCAACTTACTTTGTGTCGTTGGCACGCAATTTCGGCTTCGGAATAAACGGTGATGCATTCGAACAGTGGGCGAAGGCAATACCTTTTCATACTGCAGACCATCATCGCGACGATCTATTCCAGGTGGAAGCCCTATTTATGGGGCAGGCAGGACTATTGCAAGCCGATGCGTTACCAAGGCAACATCGCGAAAAAGCCGTAGCCGACGACTACTTCCAACGCCTGCAACGCGAATACAAATACTTGGCACACAAGTTCGCACTCACCCCAATAGACGGGCATCAGTGGCGCTTTCTTAGGCTACGTCCACAGAATTTTCCGTACATTCGCATAGCGCAGCTTGCTCAACTTTACTACAACAGACGGGCAGGATTGGCAGAAATGACAGATTGTACCACTATAAAAGAAGTTGCAAAACTGCTAAAAACGCAGGTAACACCCTATTGGGAGACACATTACACATTTGGTGGGAACGACAATAAACAGTCGGAAAAGAACTTATCGAAGACATCAATAGAACTCATTATCATCAATACGGTCGTACCATTCTTGTTCGCTTACGGGCAATACAAAATGTCAGAGAAGTTTTGCGACCGTGCTTTCGCCTTCTTGGAAGCACTGAAAGCCGAAAACAACCACATTGTAAGAATGTGGAAAGAGGTGGGGCTAACGGTGGAAACTGCCGGCGACTCTCAGGCATTGATACAACTGAAAAAAGATTATTGCGACCGCAAAGAATGCTTACGGTGCAGAATAGGATACGAATACTTAAAGGAAAGGAAATAA